In Phreatobacter aquaticus, a single genomic region encodes these proteins:
- a CDS encoding sulfite reductase subunit alpha, with the protein MTVQPTTPILSLIPDSAPFSAEQRMWLSGFFSAALAPGGAPGAIAVGVPTDIAAGTGPVLASNDDAPWHDPSMALDERMKLADGKPIAPRLMAAMAQQDCGQCGYNCADYANALAVKSEERLNLCVPGGKETLRMLKTLSADIDVGVAAPAVKTDAAPPPPAPPSAPGRSREAPVAATFLSRRRLNAEGSEKETFHVEFDLSESGLDYVVGDAFGIFARNHLGLVDQIIAMLGASHVTEVRGRPLRSVLLDEVALSPAPDSLFELMSFLTGGALRAKARALATGEDPDGDAAQLDVLAVLQKFSGVRPHPEAFVEALEPLQPRLYSISSSIKANPGRVSLTVDAVRYQINKRLRFGVASTFLGDRIEPGDRLNVYVQRAHAFALPSDPATPVIMVGPGTGVAPFRAFLQDRMVDKAPGANWLFYGHQRQATDFFYADELDMMKRNGHLTRLSLAWSRDGAEKVYVQDRMRELGAELWRWLAEGAHFYICGDAKRMAKDVEAALVDVVAQHGARSIDEAIAFVQGLKKSGRYQADVY; encoded by the coding sequence ATGACGGTACAACCGACCACTCCGATCCTGTCGCTCATTCCGGACAGCGCACCCTTTTCCGCCGAGCAGCGCATGTGGCTGTCGGGCTTCTTTTCCGCGGCTCTAGCACCGGGTGGCGCTCCCGGTGCTATCGCGGTCGGCGTGCCCACGGACATAGCGGCCGGAACCGGCCCAGTCCTCGCATCCAATGACGATGCCCCATGGCACGACCCGTCCATGGCGCTCGATGAGCGGATGAAGCTTGCCGACGGCAAGCCGATCGCCCCCCGCCTGATGGCCGCCATGGCCCAACAGGATTGCGGGCAGTGCGGCTACAATTGCGCCGACTACGCCAATGCACTGGCGGTGAAGTCGGAGGAGCGGCTCAATCTCTGTGTGCCCGGCGGCAAGGAAACGCTGCGCATGCTGAAGACGCTGTCGGCGGACATCGACGTGGGCGTTGCTGCCCCTGCGGTGAAGACCGATGCCGCGCCACCTCCCCCTGCGCCCCCAAGCGCGCCAGGCCGTTCCCGCGAGGCGCCGGTCGCGGCGACCTTCCTATCTCGCCGACGGCTCAATGCCGAAGGATCGGAGAAGGAAACCTTCCATGTCGAGTTCGACCTCAGCGAAAGCGGTCTCGACTATGTGGTTGGAGATGCGTTCGGAATATTCGCACGGAACCATCTTGGCCTTGTCGACCAAATCATCGCGATGCTTGGCGCTTCTCATGTCACAGAAGTCCGTGGCAGGCCGCTCCGGAGCGTGCTCCTCGATGAGGTGGCCTTGTCGCCGGCACCGGATTCGTTGTTCGAACTGATGTCCTTTCTCACTGGCGGCGCCCTGCGCGCCAAGGCTCGCGCGCTCGCCACCGGAGAGGATCCAGATGGCGATGCCGCTCAGCTGGACGTGCTCGCGGTCCTGCAGAAATTTTCCGGCGTCCGGCCCCATCCCGAAGCCTTTGTCGAGGCCCTGGAACCGCTCCAGCCCCGCCTCTATTCGATCTCGTCGTCAATCAAGGCCAATCCAGGCCGCGTCTCGCTCACCGTCGACGCGGTGCGCTACCAGATCAATAAACGTCTCCGGTTCGGCGTAGCATCGACCTTTCTCGGCGACCGTATCGAACCCGGCGACAGACTGAATGTCTATGTGCAGCGGGCGCACGCTTTCGCATTGCCGTCTGATCCGGCGACACCGGTCATCATGGTTGGCCCTGGCACAGGCGTCGCGCCATTCCGGGCGTTTCTCCAGGACCGGATGGTCGACAAGGCGCCTGGGGCAAACTGGCTGTTCTACGGCCATCAACGCCAGGCCACGGACTTCTTCTATGCCGACGAACTGGACATGATGAAGCGCAATGGCCATCTCACGCGCCTGTCGCTCGCCTGGTCGCGCGACGGGGCAGAGAAGGTGTATGTTCAGGACCGCATGCGCGAACTGGGGGCCGAACTCTGGCGCTGGCTTGCGGAAGGCGCGCATTTCTACATCTGCGGCGATGCCAAGCGCATGGCCAAGGATGTCGAAGCGGCGCTTGTCGACGTGGTTGCCCAGCATGGCGCCCGTTCGATCGACGAAGCGATCGCCTTCGTGCAGGGACTGAAGAAATCCGGCCGCTATCAGGCCGACGTCTACTGA
- the rpmG gene encoding 50S ribosomal protein L33 produces MAKAATIKIKLISTADTGFFYVTKKNSRTMTDKLSKKKYDPVARKHVEFKEAKIK; encoded by the coding sequence ATGGCCAAAGCCGCCACGATCAAGATCAAGCTCATTTCGACCGCCGACACCGGCTTCTTCTACGTGACCAAGAAGAACTCGCGCACGATGACCGACAAGCTGTCGAAGAAGAAGTACGATCCGGTTGCGCGCAAGCACGTGGAATTCAAGGAAGCCAAGATCAAGTGA
- the mdoH gene encoding glucans biosynthesis glucosyltransferase MdoH, producing MDALTERPPAVAISRDRTAMPAPAPLAMPAASLRSWSRSERRPRVDPKGWREPAFARLIAFGGMAAIALFGGYQMYKVVEAGGVTALEWLFLALFAVNFSWIALAFTTGVLGAGYLMWKGLTVKPVLPDALRERTAVVMPIYNESPGRVFGTVQAIVEDVLATGHGASFDFFFLSDTTDPDVWVAEERAFVALRERLPGVGIFYRHRPKNTARKAGNIGDFVVNWGGNYAHMVVLDADSLMTGETIVALADAMEKDPDSGIIQTLPRLINRNTLIARLQQFAAGIYGPVCAAGLAVWSGRDGNYWGHNAIIRMEAFAGSAGLPELPGKPPFGGHILSHDFVEAGLIRRRGYAVYMLPQLAGSYEESPPSLMDLAIRDRRWCQGNLQHSRVIGATGLHWATRQHFATGIMSYVSSLLWLTQLLVGLLLALQAAFIRPEYFTNQFTLFPAWPVFDAERAFNLFIFTMAILLAPKIFGWLVTALNGPARRGSGGFFMLTLSTILEIFLSALIAPVMMLIQSSSVFSILFGRDTGWKPQRRDDGSIPVKAIIAQHWRHTLLGVIAAIAAFSISPYIFAWMSPTIIGLWMAVPTSWASASAGIGWGLRRARLLLIPEESSPPDIAERAFRHGKEFDTLELEDRKALDLVHADAEFRDLHQQIIQVPAPRVRGRIDTDRVIAEAKLTDAQSIEDARAWLSPRETMLVLHDRALIALLAALPHGEPKAA from the coding sequence ATGGACGCCCTGACTGAACGTCCCCCTGCCGTCGCGATTTCGCGCGACCGGACAGCAATGCCCGCCCCGGCCCCGCTCGCCATGCCCGCCGCTTCGCTGCGCTCGTGGAGCCGGTCGGAACGGAGGCCGCGCGTCGATCCCAAGGGTTGGCGCGAGCCCGCGTTTGCACGCCTCATTGCCTTTGGCGGAATGGCGGCCATCGCGCTCTTCGGTGGCTACCAGATGTACAAGGTGGTCGAGGCTGGCGGCGTAACGGCGCTGGAATGGCTATTCCTCGCGCTATTCGCGGTCAATTTCTCCTGGATCGCGCTGGCCTTCACAACCGGCGTCCTGGGGGCCGGCTACCTCATGTGGAAGGGCCTGACAGTCAAACCTGTTCTACCAGACGCGCTACGCGAGCGCACGGCCGTGGTCATGCCGATCTACAATGAGAGCCCCGGACGGGTGTTCGGCACCGTCCAGGCCATTGTCGAAGATGTTCTTGCGACGGGGCATGGCGCGTCCTTCGACTTCTTCTTTCTATCCGACACGACCGATCCGGATGTGTGGGTCGCAGAGGAGCGCGCTTTCGTCGCGCTGCGCGAGCGACTGCCCGGCGTCGGAATCTTCTATCGCCATCGCCCCAAGAACACGGCGCGCAAGGCCGGCAATATCGGTGACTTCGTCGTCAACTGGGGCGGCAACTACGCCCATATGGTCGTGCTCGACGCGGACAGCCTGATGACGGGCGAGACGATTGTCGCGCTCGCTGATGCCATGGAGAAGGACCCTGACTCCGGCATCATCCAGACGCTCCCCCGCCTGATCAATCGAAACACGCTGATCGCGCGACTCCAGCAGTTCGCGGCGGGCATCTATGGACCGGTCTGCGCGGCGGGGCTTGCCGTCTGGTCCGGCCGTGACGGCAATTACTGGGGCCACAATGCGATCATCCGCATGGAAGCCTTTGCTGGCTCCGCCGGGCTCCCGGAACTGCCGGGCAAGCCGCCGTTTGGCGGGCATATTCTCAGCCATGACTTCGTTGAAGCCGGGCTCATTCGCCGACGCGGCTACGCGGTCTACATGCTGCCTCAGCTTGCCGGGTCCTATGAGGAAAGCCCGCCATCCCTGATGGATCTTGCGATCCGCGATCGTCGCTGGTGCCAGGGCAATCTGCAGCATTCACGGGTCATCGGAGCGACTGGCCTTCACTGGGCCACGCGCCAGCACTTTGCCACCGGCATCATGAGCTATGTGTCGAGCCTGCTCTGGCTGACCCAGTTGCTGGTCGGACTGCTTCTCGCCCTGCAGGCGGCGTTCATTCGCCCGGAATATTTCACCAACCAGTTCACGCTGTTTCCAGCATGGCCGGTATTCGATGCCGAGCGGGCGTTCAACCTTTTCATCTTCACCATGGCCATTCTGCTCGCGCCAAAGATATTCGGCTGGCTCGTGACGGCCCTGAACGGCCCTGCCCGCCGCGGTTCCGGCGGTTTCTTCATGCTGACCCTGTCGACCATCCTGGAGATCTTCCTCTCGGCCCTGATCGCGCCAGTGATGATGTTGATCCAGTCGAGCTCGGTCTTCTCGATCCTGTTCGGGCGCGATACCGGCTGGAAGCCGCAGCGGCGTGACGACGGGTCCATCCCGGTCAAGGCCATCATCGCCCAGCATTGGCGCCACACGCTTCTCGGTGTGATCGCGGCCATCGCCGCCTTCTCCATCTCGCCCTACATCTTCGCCTGGATGTCGCCGACGATCATCGGCCTCTGGATGGCTGTACCGACATCATGGGCCTCGGCTTCGGCCGGCATCGGCTGGGGTCTGCGCCGGGCCAGGCTGCTGCTGATCCCGGAAGAGAGCAGCCCGCCTGATATCGCCGAGCGCGCTTTCCGGCATGGCAAGGAGTTCGACACCCTGGAACTCGAGGATCGCAAGGCGCTTGACCTCGTCCATGCCGACGCGGAGTTCCGTGACCTGCATCAGCAGATCATTCAGGTGCCTGCCCCCCGGGTGCGTGGCCGGATCGACACTGACCGCGTGATCGCGGAGGCCAAGCTCACCGATGCGCAATCTATCGAGGATGCGCGGGCCTGGCTGTCGCCACGTGAGACGATGCTCGTGCTCCATGACCGGGCGCTGATCGCCCTCCTCGCCGCCCTGCCGCATGGAGAGCCGAAGGCGGCATGA
- the cysG gene encoding siroheme synthase CysG: protein MAPLATLPLFLKLRGRRVVLAGGGDAAVWKAELLAAAGADVAVFAAEPVDAMTTLAADPPAGSIAIHHRTWRPEDLTDAAFAIGAIEDDEEGLAFRDAAKAAGVLVNVVDKPALCDVQFGGIVNRSPLVIGISTDGAAPVFGQAVRAKIEAILPQGFTRWAIAAKSWREKVQSRHLPFQARRRFWELFSAQALASPEAEPKEALVDDLIREADKVAHEGAGRVILVGAGPGDPELLTLKAVRALQSADVIVHDDLVPAAILDTARREAIRIAAGKRGRGPSCKQVDINELIVTLASQGKRVVRLKSGDPMIFGRAGEEIAAARAAGIPIEVVPGITAAQGAAAALGVSLTHRDHARRVQYVTAHGKDGRLPRDLSWDALADPAASTVVYMPGGTWHEMAAGLALRGVRGDMPAIAVANATRKDQDVILATVATLGERLAAASFDGPVLVLFGEAFGEIAPMAVLAGANRLQHGATPALHP, encoded by the coding sequence ATGGCCCCGCTCGCCACCCTCCCCCTCTTCTTGAAACTGCGCGGTCGCCGCGTCGTGCTGGCTGGCGGCGGCGATGCGGCCGTCTGGAAAGCCGAACTCCTGGCCGCGGCAGGCGCTGATGTCGCCGTCTTCGCCGCGGAGCCCGTTGATGCCATGACAACCCTGGCGGCAGACCCGCCTGCGGGCAGCATCGCGATCCACCACCGGACATGGCGTCCTGAGGACCTGACCGACGCGGCCTTCGCGATTGGTGCGATCGAGGACGATGAAGAGGGCCTCGCCTTCCGCGACGCGGCCAAGGCAGCCGGCGTGCTGGTGAATGTCGTCGACAAGCCGGCTCTCTGCGACGTCCAGTTCGGCGGAATCGTCAACCGCTCGCCGCTGGTCATCGGCATCTCAACGGATGGCGCGGCGCCCGTTTTCGGACAGGCGGTTCGAGCCAAGATCGAGGCCATCCTGCCCCAGGGCTTCACGCGATGGGCCATTGCCGCCAAGTCCTGGCGCGAGAAGGTCCAGAGCCGTCATCTGCCATTCCAGGCACGGCGGCGATTCTGGGAGCTGTTCTCGGCCCAGGCGCTGGCCTCTCCCGAAGCGGAGCCGAAGGAAGCGCTTGTCGATGACCTAATCCGAGAGGCCGACAAGGTCGCCCACGAAGGAGCCGGCCGGGTGATCCTCGTCGGCGCAGGGCCCGGTGACCCTGAACTCCTCACCCTGAAGGCGGTGCGTGCGCTGCAATCGGCCGATGTCATTGTCCATGACGATCTGGTGCCCGCCGCGATCCTCGATACCGCGAGGCGCGAGGCGATCCGCATTGCGGCCGGCAAGCGTGGCCGCGGGCCCTCCTGCAAGCAGGTCGACATCAACGAGCTGATTGTCACCCTGGCCAGCCAAGGCAAGCGGGTGGTCCGGCTGAAGTCGGGCGATCCCATGATCTTCGGCCGTGCGGGCGAAGAAATTGCCGCGGCTCGCGCGGCCGGCATCCCGATCGAGGTCGTACCCGGAATTACCGCCGCGCAAGGCGCTGCTGCCGCGCTCGGCGTCTCGTTGACTCACAGGGATCATGCCCGGCGGGTGCAATATGTCACCGCGCATGGCAAGGATGGCCGGTTACCCAGGGACCTGTCGTGGGATGCGCTGGCGGACCCCGCTGCATCGACAGTCGTCTATATGCCGGGCGGCACATGGCATGAGATGGCCGCCGGCCTTGCCTTGCGCGGTGTGAGGGGCGACATGCCGGCCATCGCGGTGGCCAATGCCACGCGCAAGGATCAGGACGTGATTCTTGCGACCGTTGCGACGCTTGGCGAACGACTGGCCGCGGCGAGCTTCGACGGGCCGGTCCTCGTCCTTTTCGGAGAGGCGTTTGGCGAGATCGCGCCCATGGCGGTCCTTGCAGGAGCAAACCGCCTCCAACACGGCGCGACGCCAGCGCTCCATCCTTGA
- a CDS encoding NirA family protein, translating to MSQDFSADQKRYLEGFVAGAAASRAVGGLGTGAAQTLAGPAGPDAEHIRAQDAQVAAGKKLVDQEKWKREQHPFEAYPRLVREAATGKLPGPADNFRWRYFGLFNVAPAQDSFMLRMRIPNGILKAHQFEGAAELARRYGGDYLHVTTRANLQMREIRPENAQPLLEEMMDLGLVARGSGADNIRNVTGSPLAGIDGQELLDTRPLCRQWHFHILADRTLYGLPRKFNVSFDGAGVSPALEETNDIGFQAVRVLDGSEVDPGIWMRVVLGGISGHHDLARPTGTFCRPEEATEVADAIIRVFIDHGDRTNRNKSRLKYVLDAWGFEKFLEAVEEKLGRALQRIAEADIAPRPPTDRYAHVGVHPQKQAGLNWVGVGVPVGKLTCDQATGLADLARTSGDGDVRLTVWQNLILSGVPDAAVVAVQARIEALGLSTAVTPIRAGLVACTGNAGCKFAASNTKQHALDIADHVEARVPIDVPVNIHLTGCHHSCAQHYIGDIGLIGARVPINEDGDTVEGYDIVVGGGFAENARIGRSLWTAVKATDAPRHVEALLKAYLAHRTGADESFQAFTVRHEIEALDALVQPSIAVMREAAE from the coding sequence ATGTCACAGGATTTCAGCGCTGATCAGAAGCGCTATCTCGAAGGATTCGTAGCCGGTGCCGCGGCGTCCCGCGCGGTGGGTGGCCTCGGTACGGGCGCGGCGCAGACGCTTGCCGGACCCGCCGGCCCTGATGCAGAGCACATTCGGGCGCAGGACGCGCAGGTCGCCGCGGGCAAGAAGCTGGTCGACCAGGAAAAGTGGAAGCGCGAGCAGCACCCGTTCGAGGCCTATCCACGGCTGGTGCGCGAAGCCGCGACAGGCAAGCTGCCTGGTCCGGCAGACAATTTCCGCTGGCGCTATTTCGGCCTGTTCAACGTGGCCCCCGCGCAGGACAGCTTCATGCTGCGGATGCGCATCCCGAACGGCATCCTGAAGGCCCACCAGTTCGAAGGCGCAGCAGAACTCGCACGCAGATATGGCGGCGATTACCTGCATGTGACCACCCGCGCCAATCTGCAGATGCGCGAGATCCGTCCGGAGAACGCGCAACCGCTTCTCGAGGAGATGATGGATCTGGGATTGGTGGCGCGCGGATCGGGCGCCGACAATATCCGCAATGTGACGGGCTCGCCGCTTGCCGGCATCGATGGCCAGGAATTGCTCGATACGCGGCCGCTCTGCCGCCAGTGGCATTTCCACATCCTGGCTGATCGCACGCTCTACGGCCTGCCGCGCAAGTTCAATGTCTCGTTCGACGGGGCCGGCGTCTCGCCAGCACTCGAGGAAACCAACGATATCGGCTTCCAGGCGGTCCGCGTCCTCGATGGTTCCGAGGTTGATCCGGGAATCTGGATGCGCGTGGTGCTGGGGGGCATTTCAGGCCATCACGATCTGGCACGCCCGACCGGCACGTTCTGCAGGCCTGAAGAGGCAACAGAGGTCGCGGATGCAATCATCCGTGTGTTCATCGATCATGGCGACCGGACGAACCGCAACAAGTCCCGCCTGAAATATGTTCTCGACGCCTGGGGCTTTGAAAAATTCCTTGAGGCCGTGGAGGAGAAACTCGGCCGCGCGCTGCAGCGGATCGCCGAGGCTGACATCGCGCCACGGCCACCCACCGACCGCTATGCCCATGTCGGCGTCCACCCCCAGAAGCAAGCGGGTCTCAACTGGGTCGGTGTTGGCGTACCCGTTGGAAAGCTCACTTGTGACCAGGCCACAGGACTTGCCGATCTCGCCCGGACCTCGGGCGATGGCGATGTCAGGCTGACAGTCTGGCAGAACCTGATCCTGTCAGGCGTCCCCGATGCAGCGGTCGTGGCCGTCCAGGCACGGATCGAGGCGCTCGGGCTCTCGACGGCCGTGACGCCGATCCGCGCGGGGCTCGTCGCCTGCACTGGCAATGCCGGCTGCAAGTTCGCGGCATCCAACACCAAGCAGCACGCCTTGGACATCGCCGATCACGTTGAGGCGCGCGTGCCGATCGATGTCCCCGTCAACATCCACCTCACGGGCTGTCACCATTCCTGCGCTCAACACTATATCGGCGATATCGGGCTCATCGGCGCGCGCGTGCCGATCAACGAAGATGGCGATACGGTCGAGGGCTACGACATCGTGGTCGGCGGCGGCTTCGCCGAGAATGCCCGCATCGGACGCAGCCTCTGGACGGCGGTGAAGGCCACGGACGCGCCCCGTCATGTCGAGGCCCTTCTGAAGGCTTACCTTGCGCACCGGACCGGAGCCGACGAGAGCTTCCAGGCGTTCACCGTCCGGCACGAGATCGAGGCCCTGGATGCCCTCGTGCAACCCTCGATCGCGGTCATGCGGGAGGCCGCGGAATGA